Part of the Oncorhynchus mykiss isolate Arlee chromosome 12, USDA_OmykA_1.1, whole genome shotgun sequence genome, tattttacatggcacacatttatacatggcacatattactttcttctccaacactttgtttttgcattatttaaaccaaattgaacatgtttcattatttatgaggctaaattgattttattgatgttttatattaagttaaaaagtgttaattcagtattgttgtaattgtcattattacaaataaaacaaatttaaaaaattgcccgattaatcggcatcggcttttttggtcctccaataatcggtatcggcgttgaaaaatcataatcggtcgacctctagtggcaACTATGTCATTTAAATGAATATAACAAAAATAAATGTGAAAATTATTGGATCAGAAACTGAAAGAAAATAACTCAACATTTCTAATGTGGATGAAATTATGGTTTGAGTTTGGGATGCATAACTGAACTTGAGTCAATAACTAATTAAATGTTCCCAGTCAGGAAGTGTCTGCGCATTATATTGTGAATTCCCACCAATCAGGTGCTGCTAATCAGGCCTGCAATGCCAGTCAGGGTGTGTCCCCATTCACCCTGATGTTTGTTTGTATACCAGAACAGGCATTCCCGTCTGTTGCTGAACTCAACTACCAGTATGTATCTCCCCCCAATAcggtctccccctccctcacatTGTCTCCCGTCCTCCCCCCTAGGAACGTGAGACCCTTCAGACTTACGACGCAGCACAACCCACTGGAGAGGAATGAGCCAGGCGACGCAACAATTGGGTCAGTAGTTAAGCCAAACAAACACTTGTCTGGGGCCTACACACACGCATCAGTCCAGACACCAAGcttaaatacacaaacacacatgttcTGGTATGGTTTTGCCTCTGTCGGAATGACAGGAAGGATAGTCCCGGCAGGTGTAAAGGTATACAAGTtgaacaccacatacacacacacatacacacaccaaactCTCTCCCAAGTGGAGTGCTCCTCCATATACAGCTCTGAGTCCCTGCTTACCTGTCACTCAGCAGCTCACCCAGACAATTGAGAAGCGACATGTTCCACATtcctgagcccccccccctctttttttctctctgtggAATTAGGTTGGGGAAAACTGCTAAAGTAGAGAGAATAGCAACGTAGAGGGAGAAAGATGTATACGATTTCTATGAAGTGTGCTGTGTTCTTCCGCCATGCATTGTGTTGTGCTTTGCTTTGGTGAGTCTGGAAAGTGTCTCTGCTGTGTAGGCATGAACCAGCTCTGATCCATGAAGACCTGAGAGTTAAAGTGTGggtagggagagaaagaaagaaagagagagaagccctTTGGTCTGCTTTCCCAGGCTGTCCGTCAGGAAGGCTGGATTTTGTACACCGTGACCACCGCGTTGCCCTTTCCTGGGGAAATCCGAGACAAACAGACAGCAGTGGGGGGAGGGGAACAGGAACACTAggcctgggaaggagaggaggggggagagcgagGCAAGAGCTTTTGGGAATGCTTAGGAACATACCCAGTCTACACCTCCCCTTTTGTTACAAGGCCTTTTTAAACCCCAGCCCTCCAAAATATGTgccctgtcctctgttctcagagggtgttatggctttaaATCAAACCCAAAGCAGAACTGCTCCAAAACTCGGTCAGTAACCCTAAACAACTGCTGTTAATACTATCCTATCCCACTCCTTTTGAGTTAATGATAATCCAGTTATTCTTAAAGGGGAACTGACAACGTTTTAACTCGTTTGcagtcgtccccacagtgaccgtacgtacatcagtttgctgatgacacaacggtggtaggcctgatcaccgcattcacatcgacgggctgttgtggagcaggttgagagtttcaagttcccacatcatcaacaaactgtcttggtccaaacacaccaagaaagttgtgaagggggcacgacaatgccttttccccctccaggagactgaaaatatttggcatgggtccccagatcctctaAAAGTTCTGTagctgcaccgtcgagagcattgcctcaccgcctggtatggcaacttttggttactggcccaatgctctaatcgctaggctacctgcctccccttaACCTCTACAGGTTCAGTGTCCTTCCCTACGGGACGGTTAAGCTAATGTagactaatgtgattagcatgaggttgtaacatttcccaggacatagacatatctgatgtgGGCAGAAAGCGCAGCAAAGACATCTTTACGTAGCAAAGacatatagatgacctggagccagtgggtttggcgacgaatatgaagcgagggccagccaacgagagcatacaggttgcaactaaggctgggaatgtcaatacagtCAAACTAGCTAATAGGCTAGTGTATCTATTTAGGTAGCAAGCTAAAACTATGGAgcctaacgttagccagctagctggtaggaggatgtcatgtcattggaggagtggtTGAGTGACTGACTTTCTCCCGTCATCATTGTTTTTGGTGGCTACACACATctagatgcaggtgtcatttggttatcTAGCAAGAACTGGAACAACATATCTCCTACATttgcaaattcactctggctttctactccaatttcagagcactctcgtctatgtgccagagcgcagaatagcTGATGAATTTACGATCGCACAACACCCACTGAATATGACCTGTGTCGGTAAACGTAGGCAAAAAAAAGTCATAGTTAGTCACGAACcctctagataacatgtaaacagcctagctaaccagctctgctagggcgagtaaactGGTCaaagtgaggtgttctctcatttgtgtctgaaaggagcaagctagctaactttagccagttagcttaggTGTTTGGTTGGGAtaagcatgcattggcaggcaagctgcagaatgATTAATAGGCTACAATTCTACATCGTTTCAGTGCAATTTCAAAattgtattttgtggcttttggcaaatACGTTTGAATGATTTTAAAGTCTCgctgttgctactgcctgtaaacacacagtccagttcaaagtaaatgatgGCAGGCttgtgtggcaaatggcttgtttgtataaaggcctactgtagctctgattggtcTGCGGTGCACCAGTTTGCGTCGACTCCGGTCCTGGACGAGACGGATGTTTTATTTACTGTCTGAATGTACGTCCGCTTTCCTACTCTATATTGTTATATCATTTTCACATGCCTTACTATACGTAATTCacaaacattctaagaatttgtgaaaatgaccatatctaagtgctgGCTTGTCAggaaatgtttttaaaaagtataatattCTTCCTGGGGGGTGTATATGAACCGATTTTAATAAGATGTCATGTTGCTAAAattctgtcagttccactttaagtaGTAGTGATATAAACATTGATGGAGTGGTTAGTGTAGCAATAGGCTGACTTCAGAAAGCACATGTGCTAGTGTGTTTGTTATGCTTCAGGATTCGGGAGGTTAGGCATATCTAGTGTGAGTGAAAGAAAGTGAGAAACACACTAAGCTGGTTGGGTGAAGGGTTAGGCTGGTAACCCCTATGCCAATGACAGGTTGGGGTGAGAGGTCAGTAGGGGTCAGTGTGTAACCCCATATCAACTGTGTGACCTCCAGGTGCTGACCCCACGGCACTGAGAGAACAACTCTTTGACTTCTGGACCAGGAAAGAGCTAGAGCCGGTGAGACAGAAAGCTGCATTTACAGTGTGTATGTCGTCAACttcacagtctgtgtgtgtgtgaggaaaaaGCTTGAGGGAAGGAATGAGCGAGCAGTGCATCATCATGTCGCATGCCAGGTCTATACTGGGTATATCTATGAGAATGTTGAGTGAATGACTGTGCGTCTGAAATATTGTGTAAAAGATCAAGCCTCGAGATTACGATCTCTCAAACAGACATGCATTGTTTGTGGATATTGACTAACTGTGCAAATTGTGAGAGATGTTGAATGAGAAAGGGAAAGTGTGTGACACAGAGTACTGTGAGTACCAAAGTCTATCTAAAACGAGATTCAATACTTTAATGCCAAACAAACTGTTATACAACTGATAGCTTTATGTGTGAATTTGAGATTTTAGCATAAAAGTTCATATGCAGAGATTGATTTGACCCAGATGGAGAGTGTGTATCTAACCCCCCCCTTCCAtccatctcctcccctgtcctctcagcTGCGAGCTGTAGCCTTCAAGGGCTTTTCAGACTTCCAGACACCCCTAGAGGACCTGCTGTGTGTCCTGGAGGGCTGTCCAGGCAGGCAGAAGGGGAAGGCCACCACCATGGGCCACAGCATCCTCATGGAGTTTGAGCGCTGGAGACGCACACATCCCAAGGTCCGTCTCAGTAAAGGAAAACAGCATGCTCAGTTCCACTGAAGATCCTCTATTGTAAACAAGTATAAAGGGTGCCAGGAGCCAAAAATAGTTCACATAAAATGGCCAGCACTTTATTTCACTTGAATATGATTTTTTTTCAAAACTTGTttctgttttgtcattatggagtattgtgtgttgattgaggaaaacaacaaacaattgaatccattttagaataaggctgtaacgtaacaaaatgtggaaaaaaggggttaggggtctgaatactttccaaaggcactgtatgcttgTGGTTTATTAATTAAGACATGTCGCTACTTTGAGCTAAAGAAAATAATCACGCAGCGTCATTTGTAAATCTCACCTACCTCCAGGTGACCCTCCAGGCCGTCCCAGAGGTCTCTAAATTGGGATTGCAGCGTCGTGCTCTCAGCCTTCTCACGGATGCCCAGCCCAGCTTCATGGATCCTCTCATAGACATCTACCAGCTGGGGAATCTGGACCGGAGCATCCTGAGGCTGCATATCTTCAAACTGCAGGCTGTCAACTGCTACAGGGAGGTGGGTTGGTGTTCTGCTATTCTTCTTCATCTGGTTGTTGTGGTGTGACGGGCTGGATGGGAATCAAATGGGTTAATCATGATGGAGTCAGACAAAGCTATATTAGGTGAATTAATAAAAATTATACATATTTTTTGGGGTGGAATCAAAATGAATGTTTGGGGATTTtcacaatttaaataaatgttgtCATTGTTTTTCAGGCTGCGTTGTTAAGCATGAAACTGGAGCTTCAGAGTGAAGTGGATATGGAGGAGGTGAGCGATCAGAACCTGTTATTAAAAGCAAAGGTGTGTGTTGGTACTAaaccatgacccccccccccccccgtgtgtgtTGCAGATGTGTGTCCCTCTGATTCTACAGGACAAGCTTCCTATGGCCGAGTCGTTTGTAAGGGGCCATCCTAGACTGGAGGAACGTATGGTCACACTGCTGGACTCCTGGTGCCGTCCTGACTTCAGCATAGCACAACTACGcaggtattttgtgtgtgtgtgtgtgtgcgcaactCTTTCTGTGCGTGTGTGGCATTAGTGGGTGGTTTATGTTTCCTTGTGCTTCACTGCAGGCAGTTTCCCCGCTTGTCCCTCTCCAAACATCAAACTGATCAAATCCAGCCCAAGATGCTCAGCAAACAAGTGTTTCGACTGATGGAGAAATTCAACATtgacccaggtgtgtgtgtgtgtgttctgatagtGCCCATGTGTATCACCGATCATCAGTGTGCCTGCTCTACATTTTCATTGGTTTCAATGGTTTCACTTTGCAGGCCTGTGTCCCAACTCTGTGTACAAGCGTAAATCAGACTCCATGCGTTTCCTCATGTATAAAAGGTTTGTAGAGGTAAGCAGCAAACCTGGGTCCTTTTAACGTGATACATTTCAGAGTTTTAGCAGGCGTTCTTATGCAGAGTTACTTGCAATCAGGTCATTCAATTAAAGTATGTTACCTTATGTTCTGTGAGGCCTCTGCTTCGCGCCCCATTCATATGTCCTCACTTCTCACCGTCTCTGACTTTCAGAAAGGCATGTCAGAGGAGAACTGGAGGGACCATGTACAGGTATGACGTGTGCAATCAACTTCTCTTTTTGCTTAGTTTAGTCTTTTAAAAACGCACACAACAAGGCCCATGCATGATATAATCTCAGTATCTCGGtcattggttggttggttgattggtgtgtgtgttcagtgttcaCTACATTGACGAGTATGGTCAGTCAACAGTGGCAGACGACCCAGAGCTGCAAATCCAGTTGGTTGAGTTGATGGTTAAGTATGGTGGGATGGTCAACGCTGCCCAGTGGTCACTACACTACGGTCTCCCCAAAGATCGTCTGCCGTTTGGGGTGTGGGACACACAGGAGAGCCTACCACCCTCGCTGAGGTACAGAGCTGTAGAGAGAATGAAGGAAAATAAATGTAATCTATCAGTCAATCTACGTCTCTGTTTTCCCGTGTCCACATATTTCTCATATATTCATTCATTCAATCCTCTGCCTCTTCTTCAGGGAGGTATCTAAAGGCTGCAATGCTGAGTCGTGGGACCCGTCCCAGGCACACCGTGATAGGTTCTACCAGCTGCCAATCACCAGGGACCATGTCCACTTCCTGGAGACCCTGGAGGGGCTACAGCGCTGCAGAGACATAGTGCTACAGGTATCAATCAATCAGAGAGGTGGTTCCACAGATGACTCCTCactggcttgtgtgtgtgtccgacAGCACGTCATTTTAGTTTATAAGGGATCTCTTGTAGAAAATTTGCAGACTAAATCCCATGTAAGCACCAAACACCTATGAAAAATGTAAACAGTGTAAAATAATAgcatttatcaaatcaaattttattagtcacatgcacggaatacaacaggtattcacAACCCCAAAatatcttccctcctctcccctgttctccagCCTGGTTGTATAGTAGGGGTGGATATGGAGTGGAGGGCAGGGTTCGGTGCAGTGTCTCCCCAGCAGAGGGTAGCTTTGATCCAGCTAGCAGTGCCAGGCCAGGTGTTCCTGTTGGACCTGTGTGCCCATGGATTCTCTCAACATAACATCACTGTCACCTTCATCAGGAGCCTCTTCTCTGCTACCACGGTCCTCAAGCTGGGTGAGTGAAGGGATTGGTCTATATTGGATTTATTTTTGTATGCCTTCTTTTGTCTGTCCATGTGTCGGccagacctacagtaccagtcaaaagttttggacgcacctactcattcaatggtttttctttatgttttactattttctacattgtagaataacagtgaagacatcagaactatgaaataacacacatggaatcatgtagtaatcaaaaaaagtgttagacaaatcaaaataaaCTCAAACTGTCAAATGCAAacctaacatgtgtaaatatttgtatgaacataacaagattcaacaactgagacataaactgaacaagttccacagacatgtgacaaacagaaattgaataatatgtccctgaacaaagggggggtcaaaatcaaaagtaacagtcagtgtctggtgtggccaccagctgcattaagtactgcagtgcatctcctcttcatggactacaccagatttgtcagtttttactgtgagatgttaccccactcttccaccaaggcacctgcaagttcctggacatttctggggggattggccctagccctcatcctccgatccaacaggtcccagatgtactcaatgggattgagatctgggctcttcgctggcaatGGCAGAACACTTAACATTCCTGTTTtgtaggaaatcacgcacagaatgagcagtaaggctggtggcattgtcatgctggggggtcatgtcaggatgagcctgcaggaagggtaccacatgagggaggaggatgtcttccctgtaatgcacagagttgagattgcctgcaatgacaacaaactcaatccgatgatgctgtgacacaccggcctagaccctctacctccaaatcgatcccgctccagagtacaggcctcggtgtaacgctcatttctttgacaataaacacgaatccgaccatcacccctggtgaggcaaaaccgcgactcatcagtgaagagcactttttgacagtcctgtctagtccagcgacggtgggtttgtgcccataggcaacgttgttgccggtaatgtctggtgagaacctgcctcacaacaggcctacaagccctcaatccagcctattgtggacagtctgagcactgatggagggtttgtgcgttcctggtgtaactctggcagttgttgttgccatcctgtacctgtccctaaggtgtgatgttcagatgtaccgatcttgtgcaggtgttgttacacgtggtctgccactgcgaggacgatcagctgtctgtcctgtcatcttagacaggacagacagctgatcgtggtctgccactgcgaggacgatcagctgtctgtcctgtcatcttagacaggacagacagctgatcgtcctcgcagtggcagaccacgtgtaacaacacctgcacaagatcggtacatctgaacatcacaccttaggattattgcaatttattgccctggccacatctgcagtcctcatgtctccttgcagcatgcctaaggcacgttcccacagatgagcagggaccctgggcatctttcttttggtgtttttcagagtcagtagaaaggcctctttagtgtcctaagttttcataactgtgtcctaaattgcctaccgtctgtaagctgttagtgtctttgtaacagtatttttattggaatttcaccattttcacccatattaagatatacaacaacagagacaaagcaacaaaaaaaaacagcactGACTTacacatatgtatgtatgtgtatatatatatatatatatacatacatacatacatacatacatacatacatacatacatacatacatacacacacacacacacacacacacacacacacacacacacacacacacacacacacacacacacacacacacacacacacacacacacacacacacacacacacgtacaccatttcctcctcttcgtgCTCGGCGCTTCTCTCACCCCATCCCCATCATTGTGTCtctcaatacatacattttaaacaaatttacaaacagaaattaaagaaaaaagctcagtttaaaccAAGAGGTTAGGTTCCACACATGGAACGTACAGTGTAATTCTGAAATACATACATCCCCGTCATTCTACgagaatccttgcagcataatagctgatacctcaggttctaggtaatttagataaggttcccatactttgtagaactgatctgttttagaatgcaatgtacatgtcagatattccagaggcacccattcaaatagtatcttatgcCAATCTTTAATAGAAGGAGCCTTATCACTAATCTACTGTAAAAGGATGTTTTTCCTTGCTGCGAAGGTAAGGATGTTGTAAAGCCTACTAGGGAGACCCAACAGTAAAGAAACTGGGTCCAATTCTAGATCAACCGCTAGGATCTTTTCAATTTcttgcagaacaccagaccagtatctttgtattttggtacatgaccataaacaatgtATTAGGGAGCCTGTATCAGTTTTACATTTAAGAcactgaggagaagaggaagaggggctaaaagcatgtctgcgatttggggatatatgcaatctctgtattattcttaattggattgctctaatacgattacatatagatattgtttttgcatatctccaaatgtcctcccacctctcttcgtcaatagtaacagacaattatttctcccacacttgtttcaccctcTGTGTTGACAGCAGAAAAGGACCTTACAGCATCGTAAAACAGACTTACAGACATTTTCCTTTGTGGGAAAAAAAAGCGttctttcaatgacagacatatcagggttaccAAATAAGGTGGTGCTCTTCAGAATATGTCTTACTCGTAGGAAGCGGAAAAAGTCCTGCTTTGGGAGTTGATATTTCTCGACCATCTGCTCAAATGACAATAAAATCTTATCAGCAAATAAGTCATTTAGTCTGCGTATGCCCTTATTAAGCCAAAAGTGAAAGCCAGCATCCAGCAATCCTGGACCAAAATTTGGGTTGTTAAGAATTGGGGTAAGAGCAGAAGTTAGTTTGAACCTTCCCAGGAAGCGTTGAACTGACCTCCATACTTTGAGTGTGTTAAGTGTAACGGGATTATTGCAGTGATCTTCTACAGACTTGAAACTTCTGAAAAATAAAAGATCCTGTTAGGGGTATTTTGAAAGAGAAGTCTCAATGTCTAACCAAATAGAGGAGTCATCGTTTGTGATCTAGTCAGAAATATAACATAGGTGGGCACACCATTGATAGAACCTGATATTGGGCAGATCCAAGCCACCCATAGAACTTGGCAGCTGCAATATTGCCATCTTAAGTCTTGGCTTGCGTTTACTCCATATAAAGGAACTTAGCCATCCATTTACATCCTTTATTACCTTATTGGAGAGTAATACTGGGATCATTTGGATTGGGTAGAGTAGTCTAGGTAAAATGTTAATTTTCAAGAGGGATATTCTACCCAACCATGTTATCGGAAGAGTTCCAGCGCTCCAAATCCTGTCTTATTGTATCCAACAAGGGAACAAAATTGGCTTTGTACATTTGCTGCAATTTAGGAGTTACAAATATACCCAGATACATGAAACCTGAGGGAGACTATTtaaaagggaagggggagaggtatTAGGTACAGAGTGATGGTTACCAAGTGGCAtagcctctgatttagttaagTTAATCTTGTAGCCTGAGAATTCGCTGAATAATTCAATAATATTTAATAAGAGATGTAATTGAAGTCTCGGGACTAGATATGAATATCAGGACATCAGCATACAAGCTTATTTTATGGTGAACATCACCAATGAGCAGCCCCTGTATAGCAGGCGTTACCCTGATAGCCTCGGCCAGTGGTTCCATAACGAGTgtaaagaggagaggggacaaaggacagccctgtctggtacctctgtatatagagaAGCTATCTGACCTTAGCCCATTAGTAAGGACAGCAGCCTGAGGATCATCATATAAAACTTTCACCCGTTTTATAAAGTTGTCCCCTAGACCAAATTTATTTAGAGCAAAGAATACGTTAGACCACTCCACACGATCAAATGCTTTCTCAGCATCTAGGGAGAGCACAAGACCATCCATAGCACTTTGTTGGTAGGCTTGAATTCCATTAAGAAGTCGCCTGACATTGTTGCATGACTTACGGCCCTTAATGAAGCCAGTTTGGTCTCCTTTCACAATTAGTGGCAGTGAGTCCTCTAATCTTGTGGCTAAAATTTTAGAAAGCAATTTTCTATCCACATTCAGAAGGGAAATTGGTCTGTACGAGGAACAAGACtatggacattttttttttttgagaataAGTGATATGTTGGCTTCTCTCAGCGTTTGAGGGAGCTGGTCATTTGAAAATGAGTGGTTAAACATATCACGCAATGGCTCAAGGATCAGGCCATGGAAGTCTTTATAGAACTCGCTACAAAACCCGTCTGGTCCTGGGGACTTACCATTTTGCAAATTCCTAATTGCGAACATTATCTCTTCCTCGGTAATAGGGGCATTAAGGAGAGACCTCTGTTCTTCAGAGATAGTAGGGAGCTCAATCTTAGAAAATAAGTTCTCCATTAATTTGGGTGCATCATTTGGCAGTTCTGAGGCATAAAGGTTCGCATAAAATGTCTTAAATTAGTCATTTATCAATTTATTTTCATATAATTGATTGCCATCAGAATCAGTAATAGTGGCAATTGACTGAGAGTCAGCTCTCTTTTTAGCTAGGAATGCCAAGTACTTTCCTGGCTTATCGCCATGTTCATATAGCTTTTGCCTGACAAATCTCATTTTCTTTTCAGCAtcctgtgttaggagagagtACGCTTTACAGGTTTCCCAAAGGAGCGAGGGGTTATCTGTTGATTGAGAGTTAATAGAGAGAAATGCTTTAAACGCTGTAATAAAATATGatgtgaaaatgtattattttaatgctgagtttatattttatatttgagattattcaagtagccaccctttaccttgacagctttgcacactcttggcattctctcacccagcttcaataaataaaataaatacaaaattcacctggaatgcttttccaacagacttgatggagttcccacatatgcttgtttcctgcttttccttcactctgcggtccaactcatcccaaaccatctctattgggttgaggtcgggtgattgtggaggcctggtcatgtgatgcagcactcatcactctccttcttggccaaatatcccttacacagcctggaggtgtgttttgggtcattgttctgttggaaaaacaaatgatagtcccactaagcgcaaaccagatggggtggcgtatcgctgcaggatgctgtggtagccatgctggctaagtgtgcctttaattctaaataaatcactgacagtgtcaacagcaaagcacccccagacattcgcacctcctccatgtttcactttgggaaccacacatgcggagatcatccgttcacctactctgcatctcacaaggACACGACAGTtagaaacaaaaatctcaaatttgactcatcagaccaaaggacagatttccaccggtctaatgtccattgctcgtgtttcttggcccaagcaagtctcttcttcttattggtgtcctgtagtggtttatttgcagcaattttaccttgaaggcctgattcacgcagtgtcctcctgaacagttgatgttgagatgtgcctgttattttaa contains:
- the exd3 gene encoding exonuclease mut-7 homolog isoform X1, encoding MSQATQQLGADPTALREQLFDFWTRKELEPLRAVAFKGFSDFQTPLEDLLCVLEGCPGRQKGKATTMGHSILMEFERWRRTHPKVTLQAVPEVSKLGLQRRALSLLTDAQPSFMDPLIDIYQLGNLDRSILRLHIFKLQAVNCYREAALLSMKLELQSEVDMEEMCVPLILQDKLPMAESFVRGHPRLEERMVTLLDSWCRPDFSIAQLRRQFPRLSLSKHQTDQIQPKMLSKQVFRLMEKFNIDPGLCPNSVYKRKSDSMRFLMYKRFVEKGMSEENWRDHVQSTVADDPELQIQLVELMVKYGGMVNAAQWSLHYGLPKDRLPFGVWDTQESLPPSLREVSKGCNAESWDPSQAHRDRFYQLPITRDHVHFLETLEGLQRCRDIVLQPGCIVGVDMEWRAGFGAVSPQQRVALIQLAVPGQVFLLDLCAHGFSQHNITVTFIRSLFSATTVLKLGYGMAGDLKCLLATWAQFSEEPLKMEGVLDLLNVHQQMQRSTSSRGSGGPRCVLVGEGPAEKGLSLLVQQVLGKPLDKMEQLSNWERRPLRTSQLRYAAVDAYCLLDVYSALSRDPASFGLPQDLCSISSLQTEKSKEEKKRKEEKKKQARRRGAHQESDPAPTLGPEKSPQLGEDSQSPLPPRMAPQQLRVVCDNMLQGLGRYLRCLGVDVVLLENTDDHRVAAQLAQEDGRVILTCGQPYQTLKSQVGEGRCIALDCSEKARDQAVRVLKHFNVQPTQSDIFSRCQVCNSDQYLKMPRENMTRLLKERGFLQQQQQAPVPPEGETWDDPPSPAPFLAPGAPRYSPHCRWAPLSDLDSSTLTFPRGAVLQLHTVPPGLLPRIPFFFICTGCGKIFWEGSHFSRVLSQFQEVLCITEDTEDTLSFSTQQDRPLTSDR
- the exd3 gene encoding exonuclease mut-7 homolog isoform X2; translated protein: MFYLLSECADPTALREQLFDFWTRKELEPLRAVAFKGFSDFQTPLEDLLCVLEGCPGRQKGKATTMGHSILMEFERWRRTHPKVTLQAVPEVSKLGLQRRALSLLTDAQPSFMDPLIDIYQLGNLDRSILRLHIFKLQAVNCYREAALLSMKLELQSEVDMEEMCVPLILQDKLPMAESFVRGHPRLEERMVTLLDSWCRPDFSIAQLRRQFPRLSLSKHQTDQIQPKMLSKQVFRLMEKFNIDPGLCPNSVYKRKSDSMRFLMYKRFVEKGMSEENWRDHVQSTVADDPELQIQLVELMVKYGGMVNAAQWSLHYGLPKDRLPFGVWDTQESLPPSLREVSKGCNAESWDPSQAHRDRFYQLPITRDHVHFLETLEGLQRCRDIVLQPGCIVGVDMEWRAGFGAVSPQQRVALIQLAVPGQVFLLDLCAHGFSQHNITVTFIRSLFSATTVLKLGYGMAGDLKCLLATWAQFSEEPLKMEGVLDLLNVHQQMQRSTSSRGSGGPRCVLVGEGPAEKGLSLLVQQVLGKPLDKMEQLSNWERRPLRTSQLRYAAVDAYCLLDVYSALSRDPASFGLPQDLCSISSLQTEKSKEEKKRKEEKKKQARRRGAHQESDPAPTLGPEKSPQLGEDSQSPLPPRMAPQQLRVVCDNMLQGLGRYLRCLGVDVVLLENTDDHRVAAQLAQEDGRVILTCGQPYQTLKSQVGEGRCIALDCSEKARDQAVRVLKHFNVQPTQSDIFSRCQVCNSDQYLKMPRENMTRLLKERGFLQQQQQAPVPPEGETWDDPPSPAPFLAPGAPRYSPHCRWAPLSDLDSSTLTFPRGAVLQLHTVPPGLLPRIPFFFICTGCGKIFWEGSHFSRVLSQFQEVLCITEDTEDTLSFSTQQDRPLTSDR